A window of the Emys orbicularis isolate rEmyOrb1 chromosome 1, rEmyOrb1.hap1, whole genome shotgun sequence genome harbors these coding sequences:
- the LOC135895321 gene encoding olfactory receptor 51G2-like has translation MSAVNDTKLKSVIFLLTGLPSHGDTHLWISIPFCSIYVISIVGNTVILFIVKTDPSLHEPMYIFLSMLAVTDLGISITTIPTILGIYLFNSREISLGACLAQLFFIHLLQCTESSVLLLMAFDRFIAIYNPLRYASILTLPRITKMGLVAVLRAMVIILPLPFLLKRFQYCRVNVLSHSFCMHREVMNMACSDITVSIIYGLFTKLLTMGLDSLLIFLSYVMILKTVLRITSYKECLRALNTCVSHFCTLLLFYTPEISLTLIHSFGKDSYPLLLILLGYISLLLPPLMNPIVYSVKIKRLRVKIIRVFMK, from the coding sequence atgtcagctgtcaatgacaccaaattAAAATCTGTAATATTCCTTCTCACTGGGCTACCGAGTCATGGAGACACACATCTCTGGATTTCTATCCCTTTCTGCTCCATATATGTTATTTCGATAGTAGGAAATACAGTCATTCTGTTTATTgtaaaaacagatccaagcctccatgagcccatgtacattttcctttccatgttggccgTCACAGACCTTGGCATATCGATAACCACCATACCGACGATACTGGGCATATACTTGTTTAACTCTAGGGAGATCAGCCTCGGTGCCTGTTTAGCCCAGCTCTTCTTCATCCACTTGCTTCAGTGCACTGAATCCTCTGTGCTgttgttgatggcctttgaccgcttcatTGCGATTTATAACCCGctgagatatgcttccatcttaacCCTGCCAAGAATAACCAAGATGGGACTGGTGGCTGTGCTAAGAGCGATGGTCATAATACTTCCACTTCCCTTTCTCCTGAAACGGTTCCAATACTGTCGAGtcaatgtcctctcccattccttcTGCATGCACCGGGAGGTCATGAACATGGCTTGTTCGGATATCACAGTCAGCATCATCTATGGATTGTTTACTAAACTCTTAACAATGGGGTTGGATTCACTActcatcttcctctcttatgtgatgatcctcaaaacagtgctgCGCATCACCTCCTACAAGGAGTGCCTgagggccctgaacacctgcgtcTCCCACTTCTGCACCCTCCTGCTCTTCTACACACCAGAGATCAGCTTGACTTTGATACACAGCTTTGGGAAGGACTCTTATCCCTTACTTCTGATTCTCCTCGGATAcatctccctgcttctccccccactGATGAACCCAATTGTGTACAGCGTGAAAATCAAACGTCTTCGTGTGAAGATAATCAGGGTCTTCATGAAGTGA